The Belonocnema kinseyi isolate 2016_QV_RU_SX_M_011 chromosome 10, B_treatae_v1, whole genome shotgun sequence genome has a window encoding:
- the LOC117181701 gene encoding zinc finger protein 2 homolog isoform X1 — MNTENDENIKLLSNIKEEPWNSVSVKIEDNNVFIKSESPDYEPLDDLDFREAENKLKDLSHNDNVDLSKKDVKKTLKRKRKGSRKKDTLSTEEAQKLHQCKICNSYFRTARALASHDLIAHSKEKRYECDICKQKFSNHFNMELHIVAHMRMDEICHETNMNLKPPKPSKPFKCEVCCKKYARKEDLESHMLSHRNMKSFACVFCSKDFQRKYNLTRHEKTHVKKNEYNCAACGEHFNNPTNLQIHMTSHIGQELFECDICMRRFITRYAMQLHRIDHKDQTFKCKYCNCLGFPEKNQLVAHLLTHEEHKKSFVCNICSKRFGTRKYLNIHQRIHSDENALECEYCGKRFIKISNLRNHMRSHTTEIRHEEVKSSTTEPLVRSDEHVYKCENCGKTFITASYLKLHIRRFHTGKNPLECDICKQKFIYRSSIKRHVVSHMGDVKPDEPYYKCRFCEKSFSTYADLKVHKQIHPEAKPFECNVCKRRFTRKGSLWSHMQTHVKKSVACGICNKTFVKNSILKVHMRTHTGEKPYACQSCSKSFVTNNQLVVHMRTHTGERPFECDVCKQKYKHQSNLKTHKKSHCKGKKVEMFPDDNMSLPTFETVNLNSQFKNEIQDETNNKIETQRVKEENPEKVTGSENSILVPVKREPHALNSNNELGFASVKIEPTEVVD, encoded by the coding sequence TTATTATCAAATATCAAAGAAGAACCGTGGAACAGCGTTTCTGTTAAAATTGAAGACAACAATGTCTTTATTAAATCTGAATCTCCAGACTATGAACCACTTGACGATCTAGATTTTAGAGAAGCAGAAAATAAGCTCAAGGATCTCTCCCATAATGACAACGTTGACCTTTCAAAAAAAGACGTAAAAAAAACtctcaaaagaaaaagaaagggtAGCAGAAAAAAAGACACATTGAGTACAGAAGAAGCTCAAAAACTTCACCAATGTAAAATATGCAATAGTTATTTTCGAACTGCAAGAGCGCTTGCATCTCACGACTTGATCGCGCACTCGAAAGAAAAACGTTACGAGTGTGACATTTGTAAGCAAAAATTCTCAAACCATTTTAATATGGAATTGCACATAGTTGCTCATATGAGAATGGATGAAATTTGTCATGAAACGAACATGAATCTGAAACCACCTAAACCGTCTAAACCGTTCAAATGTGaagtttgttgtaaaaaatatgcaagaaagGAGGATTTAGAATCACACATGCTCAGTCATCGAAACATGAAATCTTTTGCTTGTGTATTTTGCTCCAAAGATTTCCAGCGAAAGTATAATCTAACGCGTCATGAAAAAACACACGTGAAGAAAAATGAGTACAACTGTGCCGCCTGTGGAGAACACTTTAATAACCCAACTAATCTTCAAATACATATGACTTCTCACATCGGACAAGAGCTTTTCGAGTGCGACATTTGTATGAGGAGATTCATTACACGATATGCTATGCAGCTTCACAGAATTGATCATAAAGATCAAACTTTCAAATGTAAATATTGCAATTGCTTGGGATTCCCAGAAAAGAATCAGTTAGTGGCACACTTGCTTACCCACGAAGAGCATAAGAAATCTTTTGTTTGTAACATCTGTTCGAAAAGATTTGgaactagaaaatatttaaatatacatCAAAGGATACACTCGgatgaaaatgccttagaatgtGAATATTGTGGAAAGAGGTTCATAAAGATTTCTAATCTTAGAAACCACATGCGTTCTCATACTACTGAGATTCGTCATGAAGAAGTTAAATCATCAACCACTGAACCTCTTGTTCGCTCGGATGAACATGTCTACAAGtgtgaaaattgtggaaaaaccTTTATTACGGCATCGTATCTCAAACTTCACATACGGCGTTTTCACACCGGGAAAAATCCTTTGGAGTGCGATATTTGTAAGCAAAAATTCATTTACCGCTCTTCTATAAAAAGGCACGTTGTCTCTCATATGGGAGATGTCAAACCTGATGAGCCTTATTACAAATGTCGCTTTTGCGAGAAATCGTTTTCCACATACGCCGATTTAAAAGTTCACAAACAGATTCACCCTGAAGCTAAACCGTTCGAATGTAATGTCTGCAAGAGGAGGTTCACAAGAAAAGGTTCTTTATGGTCGCATATGCAAACCCacgttaaaaaatctgttgcctgtggcatttgcaacaaaacttttgtgaaaaattcgattcTAAAGGTGCATATGCGAACCCACACGGGAGAAAAACCCTATGCCTGCCAATCCTGTAGCAAATCTTTTGTTACCAACAACCAGCTTGTCGTTCACATGCGAACTCATACTGGGGAACGGCCTTTTGAGTGCGacgtttgtaaacaaaaatacaaacatCAGTCCAATCTAAAGACTCACAAAAAGAGTCACTGTAAGggtaaaaaagttgaaatgttCCCAGATGATAACATGAGCTTGCCAACTTTTGAAACGGTTAATTTGAACAGTCAGTTTAAGAATGAAATCCAGGATGAGACAAATAACAAAATAGAGACTCAACGGGTCAAGGAGGAAAATCCTGAAAAAGTGACTGGAAGTGAAAACTCAATTTTAGTTCCTGTCAAAAGAGAACCTCATGcgttaaattcaaataatgaattaGGATTTGCAAGTGTAAAGATTGAACCTACAGAGGTAGTAGATTAA